Proteins from one Malania oleifera isolate guangnan ecotype guangnan chromosome 4, ASM2987363v1, whole genome shotgun sequence genomic window:
- the LOC131154106 gene encoding heavy metal-associated isoprenylated plant protein 32-like gives MNKQDFVKIQTCVLRVNIHCDGCKQKVKKLLQKIDGVYTTTIDADQGKVTVSGTADPYTLIRKLEKSGKHAELWGAQKGSNNFNIQFKNMQIDSGKGGKDNKSQKSGKEQQQPKGGQQQSKASKDQKLPHKDQKSVKFILPQHNNFDDFDDDSDMFDDDDDYDEFDDDDDDLYGGAHHPPYKMTSIMGKAQGGNGLNSGHPVNDKKATTKKGGVFDIPVQLKGILGKNDGKNGNGGKKGGDKNGGKNGGDGKNGKNQKGGGGGNNGGGGGGGGANNNGGKKVGGKNEGGQGKNGKMQNGSHEVNVSGNGKGGSGGQMGNYAVGHMGNFPAVQGLPAAAAMNGGGYYPSMGMGMGMGMGMGAAAAAGNPYAAAMMNQQRAANGNDMYQPMMYTRPQPPMSYWPPMPPVADPYTSFFSDENANGCSIM, from the exons ATGAACAAGCAGGACTTCGTCAAGATTCAG ACATGTGTTCTCAGAGTGAATATCCACTGTGATGGGTGCAAGCAGAAAGTAAAAAAACTCTTACAGAAAATCGACG GTGTGTATACCACAACCATAGATGCAGACCAGGGGAAGGTGACAGTCTCAGGAACTGCTGACCCATATACTCTCATAAGGAAGCTTGAGAAATCAGGGAAACATGCAGAGCTGTGGGGAGCTCAAAAGggttcaaacaatttcaatatccAGTTCAAGAACATGCAAATTGACAGCGGCAAAGGTGGCAAAGACAACAAATCTCAGAAGAGTGGGAAGGAGCAGCAGCAACCAAAGGGTGGCCAGCAACAGAGTAAGGCCTCCAAGGACCAAAAATTGCCCCACAAAGACCAGAAATCTGTGAAGTTCATCTTGCCCCAACACAATAATTTTGACGATTTTGATGATGATTCTGATAtgtttgatgatgatgatgattatgatgagtttgacgatgatgatgatgatttatATGGGGGTGCCCATCATCCGCCCTACAAAATGACGTCCATCATGGGTAAAGCCCAAGGAGGTAACGGGTTGAACTCTGGGCATCCCGTGAATGATAAGAAGGCCACTACCAAGAAAGGTGGGGTTTTTGACATACCTGTGCAGCTAAAGGGGATCCTCGGAAAAAATGATGGGAAGAATGGGAATGGAGGAAAGAAAGGCGGTGATAAAAATGGTGGTAAAAATGGCGGAGATGGTAAAAATGGAAAGAACCAAAAGGGCGGCGGGGGTGGAAATAatggcggcggcggcggcggcggcggcgccAACAATAATGGGGGAAAGAAAGTTGGAGGAAAGAATGAGGGAGGGCAAGGAAAGAATGGGAAAATGCAAAATGGGTCTCATGAGGTGAACGTATCTGGAAATGGGAAAGGGGGAAGCGGGGGCCAAATGGGTAATTACGCAGTGGGTCATATGGGCAATTTTCCGGCGGTGCAGGGGCTGCCGGCCGCCGCGGCCATGAACGGCGGCGGGTACTATCCGTCGATGGGGATGGGGATGGGGATGGGGATGGGAATGggggcggcggcggcggcgggtAACCCTTATGCGGCGGCGATGATGAACCAGCAGAGGGCGGCAAACGGGAACGACATGTACCAGCCGATGATGTACACGAGGCCGCAGCCGCCCATGAGCTACTGGCCGCCGATGCCGCCGGTGGCGGATCCGTATACTAGCTTCTTCAGTGAT